In the Wyeomyia smithii strain HCP4-BCI-WySm-NY-G18 chromosome 2, ASM2978416v1, whole genome shotgun sequence genome, one interval contains:
- the LOC129723326 gene encoding uncharacterized protein LOC129723326 isoform X2, with protein sequence MRKQCSVATTVALFTIVISVCVVREQILASGNPLERSAWLEKRNQNVSCIVDCANCGCEGRFLPENNECVCSCDVSVNATLDRACVENMQLSSNSSGYRYTIKTDTLNSVESSHNAHTRVRRQILAADYFRWIRHLRNIRRNEIAKLRQYISDYFTTTTAAPTTTTAATTTTTAATTTKTTAATTTTTTAATTTTTTAATTVGVTTTTTAAANSTTECITSFLLRVLDKIL encoded by the exons ATGAGGAAACAGTGTTCAGTTGCTACTACCGTAGCGTTGTTTACCATCGTCATCTCCGTCTGCGTGGTTCGAGAACAAATCCTTGCCAGCGGGAACCCATTAGAGCGGAGCGCTTGgctcgaaaaaagaaaccaaaatGTGTCCTGCATTGTGGATTGTGCTAACTGTGGCTGTGAAGGACGTTTCCTCCCGGAAAACAACGAATGCGTCTGCAGCTGTGATGTATCCGTTAATGCAACGTTAG ATCGTGCATGCGTAGAAAACATGCAACTTTCTTCGAACTCTAGTGGATACAGGTACACGATCAAAACGGACACCTTAAATTCCGTGGAATCTTCTCACAACGCACACACTCGTGTACGAAGACAAATCCTCGCGGCTGATTACTTTCGATGGATTCGACACTTGCGAAATATACGCCGCAATGAAATAGCGAAACTTCGACAATATATTTCCGATTATTTTACAACAACTACTGCCGCTCCTACTACAACCACAGCTGCTACTACGACAACCACGGCCGCTACTACTACCAAAACCACGGCGGCCACTACTACCACAACCACGGCTGCTACTACAACTActacaactgcagcaaccacAGTCGGTGTCACCACTACTACAACCGCAGCTGCTAATTCAACTACCGAGTGTATAACAAGCTTCCTTCTGAGAGTGCTTGACAAAATTTTGTGA
- the LOC129723326 gene encoding G8 domain-containing protein DDB_G0286311-like isoform X1 has product MRKQCSVATTVALFTIVISVCVVREQILASGNPLERSAWLEKRNQNVSCIVDCANCGCEGRFLPENNECVCSCDVSVNATLDLVCVENMQLSSNSNGYSYTIKMDTLNSGESFHNTHTRVRRQTIVGNYFRWIRHLRDLRCSEIAKLRQYIADYFTTTTVAPTTTTAATTPTTTPTTTPTTTPTTTPTTTPTTTPTTTPTTTPTTTPTTTPTTTPTTTPTTTPTTTPTTTAATTPTTTPTTTPTTTAATTPTTTPTTTPTTTAATTPTTTAATTTTTTAATTTTGV; this is encoded by the exons ATGAGGAAACAGTGTTCAGTTGCTACTACCGTAGCGTTGTTTACCATCGTCATCTCCGTCTGCGTGGTTCGAGAACAAATCCTTGCCAGCGGGAACCCATTAGAGCGGAGCGCTTGgctcgaaaaaagaaaccaaaatGTGTCCTGCATTGTGGATTGTGCTAACTGTGGCTGTGAAGGACGTTTCCTCCCGGAAAACAACGAATGCGTCTGCAGCTGTGATGTATCCGTTAATGCAACGTTAG ATCTTGTATGCGTCGAAAACATGCAACTTTCTTCGAACTCTAACGGATACAGTTACACGATTAAAATGGACACCTTAAATTCCGGGGAGTCTTTTCATAACACACACACCCGTGTACGAAGGCAAACCATAGTGGGTAATTACTTTCGATGGATTCGACACTTGCGAGACTTGCGCTGCAGTGAAATAGCAAAACTACGTCAATATATTGCCGATTATTTCACGACTACTACTGTTGCCCCTACTACAACCACGGCCGCCACTACACCGACAACTACGCCCACCACTACACCGACAACTACGCCCACCACTACACCGACAACTACGCCTACCACTACACCGACAACTACGCCCACCACTACACCGACAACCACGCCTACCACTACACCGACAACTACGCCCACCACTACACCGACAACCACGCCTACCACTACACCGACAACTACGGCCGCCACTACACCGACAACTACGCCCACCACTACACCGACAACCACGGCTGCCACTACACCGACAACTACGCCCACCACTACACCGACAACCACGGCCGCCACTACACCGACAACTACGGCCGCCACTACAACGACAACCACGGCAGCCACTACAACTACTGGTGTATAA